The Actinocorallia herbida DNA window TGAGGATCATCCAGTAGGCGTAGTAGGAGGCGTTCTTGCCCGCGTAGGCGAACGGGGTGAGGCCCGCGGCCTTGATCGTCTCGGCGAGGGTCTTGAACTCCTCGAAGGTCTTCGGCGGGGTCCAGCCCTTGGCCTTGAACAGCTCGGCGTCGTACCAGAGGCCGTAGGTGGTGGACACGTACGGGAGCAGGTACGGCTTGCCCGCGACGAGGCCGGCCTCGACCGCGCCCGGCATGATGGTGTCGCGGACCTTCTTGGCGGGGTCGTCGACCGAGGGGGCGTCCCACAGGGCGGTGAGGTCCTGGAGGTGGCCGGCCTCGGCGAGGGCGCCGGTGTCCATGAGGTCGGTGCCGGAGTTGGCGACGACGTCGGGGATGTCGGTGCCGCTGGAGAACCGCGGCTGGAGGGCCTTGCCGATCTCGACGATGCCCTCGTGCTCGATCTTCACGCCGGGGAACGCCGTGACGTACATGGGCTCGTGGACCTGGGTGGCGTAGTCGTCGCCGAGGCCGCCCTTGAAGATGACGACGTTGAGCGGCTTGGCCGCGTCGACCTTGAACGGGTTCTTGGCGTCGCCGTCGGAGGCGACGTCGGTGCCGCCCTCCTCGCTGCCGCCGCCGGTCGCGCACGCGCTCAGCAGGGACAGGCCGGGCGCGGCTACGGCCACGAGGCCGAGCCGCTTCAGGACGTCGCGGCGAAGGAGGCCGGTGATCTCGGTCATGAGTGCTGTCTCCCTAGGGGGAAAAGAGGACGGGACAGGGGCAAGGGATGCGGGGTCACGCGGGGTCGCCGCGCGTTCATGGCGGCACGGTCGAGGCGAAGAGCTCGTCGCGGGTGAGCGTGAGCCCGTGTTCGACCGCGCCGGTGAGGACCGGGTCGGGTCCGACGGTGGACAGGCGCAGCGGCGGCCGGGGGATGGTCAGCCGGTGCAGTTCGTGTTCGAGGTGGCGGCGCAGCGCCTCTCCCCCGGCCATCAGCACGTCGCCGGTGAGGACGACGAGGGCGGGGTCGAGGAGCGCGGTGACGGAGGCGAGTCCGGTGGCGAGGCGGACGGCGACGTCGCGGAGCGCGTCGCGTCCGGCGGGGTCGTGTTCGCGCGCGGCCGCGGCGCGGACCGCGGAGGCGGCGTCGGTGCCGCGGAAGCCGTGCGAGCGCAGGACGGTCCGCACGGCCGCGCCCGCGGTGAGCGCCTGGAGCCCGTGCGGGGCGAACCGGCCGGTCTCGCGGGCGGTGGGCGCGCCGGGCACCGGCATGAAGCCGATCTCCCCCGCGCCGCCGCCCGCGCCCCGGTGCAGCCGGCCGCCCAGCACCAGCGCCATGCCGAGGCCGGCGCCCGCCCACAGCACGACGAAGTCGGCGTGGCCGCGGGCGACGCCGTGCTCGGCCTCGGCGAGCGCGGCGAGGTTGACGTCGTTCTCGATCTCGACGCGGGTGCCGAGCGCGGCGCGCAGCCGGTCGGCGAGGTCGGGGATGCGCCAGCCGGGCAGGTGACGGGAGTAGCCGAGGCGGCCGGTCCCGGGTTCGACGACGCCCTGGACGCCGACGACGACCCGGGAGAGGCCGCGCACGTCGATTCCGGCCGCGGCGCACGCCCCGGTGACGGCGGTGGACACCTCGGCGGCGGCCTTGCCCCCGGCGCGCGACGGGCTGGGCAGCCGGAACCGGCCGACGGTCTGGCCGGTGAGCCCGGCGACGACCGCCTCGATCCGGCCGGGGGTGATGTCGAGGCCGCACACGTGCGCGGCGGACGGGTTGATGCCGTACTCCTCGGCGGTCGGGCCGGGGCCTCCCCCTCGCCGTCCCTCCCGCACGACGAGCCCGGAGTCCCGCAGGCGGGTGAGGAGCTGGTGCGCGGTCGGCTTGGACAGGCCGATGAGGTCGCCGAGTTCGGGCCGGGTGAGGGGCCCGTGTTCCAGGAGGGCGCGGAGGGCCGCCTGGTCGTTGATGGCGCGCAGCAGCTGCGGTGTGCCCGGTACGTGCGCGCTCATGACCTGCCTCCTCTCACACCCGGAAGATTAACTATTAGGAAAGTGTCCTAATCATTGAGGTGAAGGTAGATCCCGATCGGCCGACCGTCAAGCGCGCGTACATCCCTCCGACACGTTCGCAACCAACCCGTGACAGAGCCGCCCGCGCCGTGTTTCCCGCACATGACGAAGACCCCGCCCGCGTGATGCGGACGGGGCCTGCGAAGACTCCGGAGGCGTCTCAGAATACGGACTCGAAGTCAGGCTTCCTACCAGTGCGGCGGTTCATTTCGGCGCTCCGGTGAGCGCCCGGGTGATCCAGTCGGCCAGCTGGGGCAGCCAGTCGGGGCGGGCATTGCCGAGGAGGTGGTCACCGTGCGGGACGCACAGGTACTCGCCGCGCGGGGCGGCCCCGGCCAGCACCGCCCCGTTCGTCACGCCGGGGACGACGTCCCGGCCGCCGTCGACGACCAGCAGCGGGGCGGTGATCCGGGGCGCGAGCTCCGCCAGGTCGATCCTGCGGGCGAACTCCGCGGCCTCCGCCTCCCCGCCCGCGCGCCGGGCCAGGACGCCCTGGAGGAAGGCCGGCAGGTCGTCCCAGTCGAGCCGGAAGGGGCCGCTGACGGTCGCGGCCGCGGCGATCCTGGGTTCGCGCGCCGCGGTCTCGGCCGCGTAGTAGCCGCCGAGGCTGAGGCCGACCGCCCCGGCGCGCTCGGCGCCGAGCGCGTCGAGGACGCGGCCGACGACCCGGTGGCAGTCGGCCTGGACCGTCGTATCCGCCGCGAGGACGCCCTGGCCCGGGCCGTCCATCGCGAACACCGCGAGCCCCCGGGCGAGCAGCGCGTCGGCCACGTCGAGGAACTCCTCCTTCGCCGAGTCCAGCCCCGGCACGACGACCACCGTCGCGGCCGCGTCGGCGGGCCCGCGCAGCCAGCCGGTGAACCCGTCGCCCTCGATCCGCCGGGCCGCCGGCTCCAGCAGCGCCAGCGCCGCCGCCAGCGCCGCGTCCGCCTCGGCCGCCGCCTCCCCGACGCCCGCCGTCCAGAGGGGCGCGAGGGTGGCCATGTGGAACCAGCGGGCCGCGGTGCGCAGGTGCGCGCCCGCCGACGGCGGGGACCCGGCCGCCTCGGCGCGGGCGAGGTGACCGCGCGCGGCGCGCACGAACGCCGGGGTCCAGTCGGCCGGGTCCGCCAGGTTCCCGGTGACCTGCTGGTACTCGTGCGGATCGAGACCCACGCCGGTGGCGCGCGTCCACTGCATGGCGGCGAACTCCGCGGCGCTCATCGGGCGTCCCCCGTCGTCAGGACCGCCTTGCCGCGGATCCGGCGTTCGCGCAGGTCCACCAGGACGCGCGCGCTGTCCGACCAGTCGTCGGTCCGGCCGATCTCGGGATGCAGCCTTCCCTCGGCGACGAGCCGGACCAGCGTCCCGAGGTCGGCGCCGTAGGGGGCTCCCGCGTAGTGGAAGTGCTGGATCATGACGCGCTCCGGGCCGCCGAGGAGGTCGAAGAAGTCGAGGGCCGCCGGGGTGCGGGAGGCCTGGCCGAACCAGACGAGCAGGCCGCCCGGACGCGTGCGGGCGAGGGCCGCCGCCAGGTGCGGCCCGCCGGTGGACTCCAGGACGACGTCGAACGGGCCGTCCGCCTTCGCGACGTCGTGCGCCACCCGCGCCGCGCCGAACTCGAGGAGCCGCGCGCCGCGCTCGGGGGTGGCCGTCACCGCGGTCACCCCCGCCCCGGCCGCGGCCGCGAGTTCGGTGACGTAGTGCCCGACGCCGCCCGAGGCGCCGGTGAGCAGCACCCGCAGGCCGGTCAGGGAGCCCGCCGCGCGCAGCAGCCGCAGGGCGGTGATCCCGGCCAGCGGCAGGGCCGCCGCCCGCACATCGTCGACGCCGTCGGGGAGCACGGCCAGCGAGTGGGTCGGCGCCGCGGCGTACTCGGCCCAGCCGCCGTACGGAGGGTGCCCGACGACCCGGGCACCGGCCTCGGGTCCCGAGCCGTCGGCGGCGGGCCGCACGACGAGCCCCGCGAGGTCCTTGCCCGGCAGGAATCCGGGCTCGGGCCGCTCCAGCAGGAAGGTCTCGCCGCGGTTCGGCGCGAACGCCTCGACCTTGACGAGCGCCTCGCCGGGCCCGGGGACGGGCCGGGGTGCTTCGGTGAACGCGACGGGCCGTGCCGCGTCTCCCGTGGGGATCAGTCTTCGCATGGGGACCACCGAAGCGGCGCGGCCTCCCTCCGGTCCAACAACCGCCGGGCATATCCGACAACCATCGGTTGTCGCCTATGGTGAGCGGGTGGATCTCGACCTGGCGCAGGTGCGCGCGTTCGTGCGCACCGCCGAGGAACTGCACTTCGGCCGGGCCGCCGCGACGCTCGCGGTGTCCCAGCAGGCGCTGTCCAAGCGGATCGCCCGGCTCGAGTCGCTGCTCGGGACCTCGCTGTTCCAGCGGGGCGGCCACGGGGTGGCGCTCACCGACGCGGGACTGCGGTTCCTCGAACCGGCGAGGCGGACCCTCACCGCGGCCGACGCCGCGGTGGCGGCGGTCGCGCGGACCGACCGGCCCCTGCGCGTCGACGTGTGGGGCCATCTGTTCGCGCCGATGCGGACGCTCGCGCTGGTCGCGGAGCGGACCGAGGCGCCCGTGCTGGTGCTGGGGCACGGCCGCGACCTGCCGTCGGTGACCGCGGCGCTGCTGCACGGGGAGATCGACGCGGCCTTCGGCAGGGTCCATCCGCCGCTGCCCGCCGGGCTGGCCCACCGGCTGGTCCGCCTCGAACCCGTCGACGCGGTGCTGAGCCGCGCCCATCCGCTGGCCGACGAGCCCGCACTGCGGCCCGAGCAGCTCCGCGACGGCGTCCTGTGGGCGCCCGCCGCGCTGGACCGCCTCGACTTCCTGCACCGCTTCGCCGAGCGCTTCGGCGTCCGGCGCCGGGCCGAGGGCACCAACCTCGGGCTGTCCCCCTATCTCGCCGGGCTGGCGGCCCATCCGGACCGCTTCGCCCTCCTGCCCGCCGACCTCCCCCTGCCGCGGACCTCCGCGCTGCGCTCCGTGCCCCTGGTCGAGCCCACGCCCCTGTACGCCTGGTCGCTGCTGTTCCCCGCCGGGTCTGCCCACCCCGGCCTGCCGGCGCTGGCCGCCGCGTGCGCCTCGGGCGCCCGCGACCGGCGCTGGCTGGACCACTCCCCTTCCCGCGACTGGCTCCCCGACGCTCCTTGAGCGCCGCCCCCGGCCGAGACCATGGGGTCCCGGCCGTAAGGGCCGTCGTGGTCAGGCGTCGGCGGAGGGCTGGAGGCCGGGGATGAGGCCCTCGCGGAAGGCGTCGACGAACAGGGCGTGGTCGTGGCGGACGATCTCGGCGTAGCCGTGGCCGAAGGCGACCATCGCCGCGACGAAGGCGGACTCGTCGTCGCCGATGGCCTTGTCGATGGCGTCCTCGACCTGGAAGGGCACGAGGGTGTGGTCGGAGTCGCTGTCCGACACGCAGTGGATCTTCGCGGTGGCACGGCCCAGGTCGTCCAGGAGGGTGATCATCTCGTCGGGCTCGGTGAGCGAGCCCCAGTCGAGGTCCGCCTCGTACGGCGAGAACTCCTGGACGACGAAGCCGACGCCGTCGATCTCGGTGTGGCCGAGCCAGGGGTCGGAGTTGGCCTGGAGCGCCCTGCGGGACAGCGCGGTGCGGTGGCCGTGGTGCTCGAAATAGGCGGCGATCCGCTCATCGGGCACGACGCGGGACGGGGCGGCGACGTTGCCCTGCTTGACCGAGAGGATGACGTCGTTCTCCAGGGCCTGGCTGTGGCCCTCGACGAGGATGTTGTAGGCGGCCAGGCCCGCGGAGCCGATGCCGAACCCGGACGCCCCGACCACGTCCTTGATCTTGTAGGTGAGGCTGCCGAAGCGCTTGTCCTGCGGGATCGTGTCGAGGTAGTGGGCGTAGGCCTCCTCGACCCTCGCGCGCTCGGCCTCGTCCAGGCGGCGGATGTGCGCGCCGTCGCGGATGCG harbors:
- the ngcE gene encoding N-acetylglucosamine/diacetylchitobiose ABC transporter substrate-binding protein — protein: MTEITGLLRRDVLKRLGLVAVAAPGLSLLSACATGGGSEEGGTDVASDGDAKNPFKVDAAKPLNVVIFKGGLGDDYATQVHEPMYVTAFPGVKIEHEGIVEIGKALQPRFSSGTDIPDVVANSGTDLMDTGALAEAGHLQDLTALWDAPSVDDPAKKVRDTIMPGAVEAGLVAGKPYLLPYVSTTYGLWYDAELFKAKGWTPPKTFEEFKTLAETIKAAGLTPFAYAGKNASYYAYWMILISAAKIGGNKVLLDIDNLVDGAWTNPAVEQAAAAWAEINTKYSDKSFEGLIHTEVQTQQNQGKIAFYPSGSWLENEQAPSTPKTFKYGLAPTPSVSSADAMPYEAVRVAAGEYYFVSAKGENPQGGMEYFRQMLSKAGAKGFTEKSGSLTIVNGAAEGLTLSPGLTSVFAAQQAAGQNVVTTSLFENWYKELETELRRQTNNLMYGRNDAKTFCAEMQKAADKAKEDAGADIQTRAS
- a CDS encoding ROK family transcriptional regulator, yielding MSAHVPGTPQLLRAINDQAALRALLEHGPLTRPELGDLIGLSKPTAHQLLTRLRDSGLVVREGRRGGGPGPTAEEYGINPSAAHVCGLDITPGRIEAVVAGLTGQTVGRFRLPSPSRAGGKAAAEVSTAVTGACAAAGIDVRGLSRVVVGVQGVVEPGTGRLGYSRHLPGWRIPDLADRLRAALGTRVEIENDVNLAALAEAEHGVARGHADFVVLWAGAGLGMALVLGGRLHRGAGGGAGEIGFMPVPGAPTARETGRFAPHGLQALTAGAAVRTVLRSHGFRGTDAASAVRAAAAREHDPAGRDALRDVAVRLATGLASVTALLDPALVVLTGDVLMAGGEALRRHLEHELHRLTIPRPPLRLSTVGPDPVLTGAVEHGLTLTRDELFASTVPP
- a CDS encoding alpha/beta hydrolase family protein, whose protein sequence is MSAAEFAAMQWTRATGVGLDPHEYQQVTGNLADPADWTPAFVRAARGHLARAEAAGSPPSAGAHLRTAARWFHMATLAPLWTAGVGEAAAEADAALAAALALLEPAARRIEGDGFTGWLRGPADAAATVVVVPGLDSAKEEFLDVADALLARGLAVFAMDGPGQGVLAADTTVQADCHRVVGRVLDALGAERAGAVGLSLGGYYAAETAAREPRIAAAATVSGPFRLDWDDLPAFLQGVLARRAGGEAEAAEFARRIDLAELAPRITAPLLVVDGGRDVVPGVTNGAVLAGAAPRGEYLCVPHGDHLLGNARPDWLPQLADWITRALTGAPK
- a CDS encoding zinc-binding dehydrogenase, with protein sequence MRRLIPTGDAARPVAFTEAPRPVPGPGEALVKVEAFAPNRGETFLLERPEPGFLPGKDLAGLVVRPAADGSGPEAGARVVGHPPYGGWAEYAAAPTHSLAVLPDGVDDVRAAALPLAGITALRLLRAAGSLTGLRVLLTGASGGVGHYVTELAAAAGAGVTAVTATPERGARLLEFGAARVAHDVAKADGPFDVVLESTGGPHLAAALARTRPGGLLVWFGQASRTPAALDFFDLLGGPERVMIQHFHYAGAPYGADLGTLVRLVAEGRLHPEIGRTDDWSDSARVLVDLRERRIRGKAVLTTGDAR
- a CDS encoding LysR family transcriptional regulator; this encodes MDLDLAQVRAFVRTAEELHFGRAAATLAVSQQALSKRIARLESLLGTSLFQRGGHGVALTDAGLRFLEPARRTLTAADAAVAAVARTDRPLRVDVWGHLFAPMRTLALVAERTEAPVLVLGHGRDLPSVTAALLHGEIDAAFGRVHPPLPAGLAHRLVRLEPVDAVLSRAHPLADEPALRPEQLRDGVLWAPAALDRLDFLHRFAERFGVRRRAEGTNLGLSPYLAGLAAHPDRFALLPADLPLPRTSALRSVPLVEPTPLYAWSLLFPAGSAHPGLPALAAACASGARDRRWLDHSPSRDWLPDAP
- a CDS encoding DUF2252 domain-containing protein, which produces MTDLVAALGAAEPKERQARLIDVLVDAFAPLMRRSPAEFRRRFRKMASDPFAFYRGSAPIFYADIAGDADPWANERTSRVWIQGDLHAQNFGTYMSDDGVFTFDVNDFDEAYIGAFTWDVKRFVASLALLAWSKAISDADITRLMETYVRAYVDQVRFYARHDPDERWALTLDSATGHVYDVLVEAVSSTRVELLNRHTVVDGHVRRIRDGAHIRRLDEAERARVEEAYAHYLDTIPQDKRFGSLTYKIKDVVGASGFGIGSAGLAAYNILVEGHSQALENDVILSVKQGNVAAPSRVVPDERIAAYFEHHGHRTALSRRALQANSDPWLGHTEIDGVGFVVQEFSPYEADLDWGSLTEPDEMITLLDDLGRATAKIHCVSDSDSDHTLVPFQVEDAIDKAIGDDESAFVAAMVAFGHGYAEIVRHDHALFVDAFREGLIPGLQPSADA